One Meiothermus sp. QL-1 DNA segment encodes these proteins:
- a CDS encoding acyl-CoA dehydrogenase family protein, translated as MFDFYQVGELLTPEEQAMQKAARRFLEAECLPYIAAWWENAEFPTHLIRKFGEMGFLGPNIPVEYGGLGASAATYGVVSYELERIDSGLRSFCSVQSSLVMYPIWAYGSEEQKREYLPRLARGELVGCFGLTEADGGSDPDGNMKTRARRDGGDYVLNGSKMWITNGNLAHIALIWAKDEAGVVRGFIVPTDSKGFRAHKIQHKASLRASVTSELVLEEVRVPKTALLPGVEGLKGPLSCLTQARFGIAWGALGALEAVYTEALAFAQSRTTFGAPIARRQLVQEKLVRMAADHTKGLLLAWRLARLKDESRLRPAQVSLAKRDNVRAALNGARAAREILGGSGITLEYHSIRHMLNLETVDTYEGTHDIHTLILGRELTGENALGEGPRPRTVAR; from the coding sequence ATGTTCGACTTTTACCAGGTTGGCGAGCTGCTCACCCCCGAGGAGCAGGCCATGCAGAAAGCCGCCCGCCGGTTCCTCGAGGCCGAGTGCCTGCCCTACATCGCCGCGTGGTGGGAAAACGCGGAGTTCCCCACCCACCTCATCCGCAAGTTCGGCGAGATGGGCTTCCTGGGCCCCAACATCCCCGTCGAGTACGGCGGGCTGGGGGCCAGCGCAGCCACCTATGGGGTGGTGAGCTACGAGCTCGAGCGCATCGACTCGGGGCTGCGCAGCTTCTGCAGCGTGCAGAGCTCCTTGGTGATGTACCCCATCTGGGCCTACGGCTCGGAGGAGCAAAAGCGCGAGTACCTGCCCAGGCTGGCCAGAGGGGAGCTGGTGGGCTGCTTCGGTCTTACCGAGGCCGATGGCGGCAGCGACCCCGACGGCAACATGAAGACCCGGGCCCGGCGCGATGGGGGCGACTACGTGCTAAACGGCAGCAAGATGTGGATCACCAACGGCAACCTGGCCCATATCGCCCTCATCTGGGCCAAGGACGAGGCCGGGGTGGTGCGGGGCTTCATCGTGCCCACCGATAGCAAGGGCTTCCGGGCCCATAAAATCCAGCACAAGGCCAGCCTAAGGGCCTCGGTCACCAGCGAGCTGGTGCTGGAGGAGGTGCGGGTGCCCAAAACTGCCCTTCTGCCCGGGGTCGAGGGCCTCAAGGGGCCCCTGTCCTGCCTGACCCAGGCCCGCTTCGGCATCGCCTGGGGGGCCTTGGGGGCTTTGGAGGCGGTCTACACCGAGGCGCTGGCCTTCGCCCAGAGCCGCACCACCTTCGGGGCCCCCATCGCCAGGCGCCAGCTCGTGCAGGAGAAGCTGGTGCGCATGGCCGCCGACCACACCAAGGGCCTGTTGCTGGCCTGGCGGCTCGCCCGGCTCAAGGACGAGAGCCGGCTCCGGCCCGCCCAGGTCTCGCTGGCCAAGCGCGACAACGTGCGGGCAGCCCTGAACGGGGCCCGGGCGGCCCGGGAAATCCTGGGGGGCAGCGGGATCACCCTGGAGTACCACAGCATCCGCCACATGCTGAACCTGGAGACCGTGGACACCTACGAGGGCACCCACGACATCCACACCCTAATCCTGGGCCGCGAGCTCACCGGGGAGAACGCCCTGGGCGAGGGCCCAAGGCCCCGGACCGTGGCCCGCTAG
- a CDS encoding TIGR00282 family metallophosphoesterase yields MRVLFVGDVFGDAGLRVVASRLPDLRPQYDFVIVNGENAHHGKGLSRPAYRKLREAGADLITLGNHAWDHRDVYELIETEPILRALNYPPGTPGRGHWVLETGGERLLVMQVMGQVEMGLNLYDPFRTPEALLEEVPHDYALLEVHAEATSEKYALGHYFDGRIAALLGTHTHVPTADAGFLPRGTAFQCDVGMTGPLHSIIGGEVESFLARFLTQRPTPFRAAQGRAVLSATELVLEGGRCTQIRPLRWEEPWI; encoded by the coding sequence ATGCGCGTGCTCTTCGTGGGAGATGTCTTCGGCGACGCCGGGCTCAGGGTGGTGGCCTCGCGCCTGCCCGATCTGCGCCCCCAGTACGACTTCGTGATTGTCAACGGGGAGAACGCCCACCACGGCAAGGGGCTCTCGCGCCCGGCCTACCGCAAGTTGCGCGAGGCCGGGGCCGACCTGATCACCCTGGGCAACCACGCCTGGGACCACAGGGATGTCTACGAGCTCATCGAGACCGAGCCCATCCTGCGGGCCCTGAACTACCCGCCGGGCACCCCAGGGCGGGGCCACTGGGTGCTGGAGACGGGGGGGGAGCGGCTTCTGGTGATGCAGGTGATGGGCCAGGTGGAGATGGGCCTCAACCTCTACGACCCCTTCCGCACCCCCGAGGCCCTGCTAGAGGAGGTGCCGCACGACTATGCCCTGCTGGAGGTGCACGCCGAGGCCACCAGCGAGAAGTATGCCCTGGGCCACTATTTCGACGGCCGGATTGCTGCGTTACTGGGCACCCACACCCACGTGCCCACCGCGGACGCGGGCTTCTTGCCGCGGGGCACCGCTTTTCAGTGCGATGTGGGCATGACCGGGCCCCTCCACTCGATTATTGGGGGGGAGGTCGAGAGCTTTCTGGCCCGCTTCCTCACCCAGCGCCCCACCCCCTTCCGGGCGGCCCAGGGCCGGGCGGTTCTCTCGGCCACCGAGCTGGTGCTGGAGGGGGGGCGCTGCACCCAGATCCGCCCCCTGCGCTGGGAGGAGCCGTGGATATGA
- a CDS encoding gamma-glutamyltransferase family protein codes for MNLNHYPYPSRRHLVVGKRGAVATSQPQAALAGMEMLLQGGSAADAAVAMAIALTVLEPTSNGIGSDAFALVHDGQRLYGLDASGHSPAGLSFEAFAAEGRVPTRGWPTVTVPGAPSAWRALHQRFGRLPFEALFAPALRYAREGFAVSPEVGRNWARAEAVYGPLAEACYQPFKEVFLPGGRAPRPGEVWQSPQHAETLEELAKSGCESLYTGPLAARLADFAADTGGYLTRADLAAHRPAWVEPLSVRYRDLEVHELPPPTQGLAALIALGLLGGFELGRHPRDSAEGLHLQIEAMKLAFAEVQAQVADPRFMRLAPSALLDPARLAQRRGAIGERALFPSLAAPQGGTVYLAAADGELWVSFIQSNYMGFGSGIVVEGTGIALQNRGAGFVLEEGHPNRYAPSKRPFHTIIPGFLTREGKPLGPFGVMGGHMQPQGHLQVVVALADYGLNPQAALDAPRWQWVRGRVVELEPTFPLHAVQGLRERGHEVVLQPEWAQFGRGQIVLRHGGALLAATEPRADGMALAW; via the coding sequence ATGAACCTGAACCACTACCCCTACCCCTCCCGCCGCCATCTGGTGGTGGGAAAGCGCGGTGCGGTGGCCACCAGCCAGCCCCAGGCCGCGCTAGCCGGCATGGAGATGCTCCTGCAGGGGGGCAGCGCGGCGGACGCGGCGGTGGCCATGGCCATTGCCCTCACGGTGCTCGAGCCCACCTCCAACGGCATCGGCTCGGATGCCTTTGCCCTGGTGCACGATGGGCAGCGGCTCTACGGCCTCGACGCCAGCGGACATAGCCCCGCCGGGCTTTCCTTCGAGGCCTTCGCGGCGGAGGGGCGGGTGCCCACCCGGGGCTGGCCCACCGTCACGGTGCCGGGGGCTCCTTCGGCCTGGCGCGCGCTCCACCAGCGCTTCGGCCGGTTGCCCTTCGAGGCGCTTTTCGCCCCGGCCCTTCGCTACGCCCGGGAGGGCTTCGCTGTGAGCCCCGAGGTGGGCCGCAACTGGGCCCGGGCCGAGGCGGTGTACGGGCCTTTGGCGGAGGCCTGCTACCAGCCCTTCAAGGAGGTTTTCCTGCCCGGGGGAAGGGCCCCTAGGCCGGGGGAGGTCTGGCAGAGCCCCCAGCACGCCGAGACCCTGGAGGAGCTGGCTAAAAGCGGCTGCGAGAGCCTCTACACCGGCCCTCTGGCGGCCCGCCTGGCCGATTTTGCCGCGGACACCGGGGGCTATCTGACCCGGGCCGACCTGGCGGCCCACCGGCCGGCCTGGGTGGAGCCCCTCAGCGTGCGCTACCGGGACCTCGAGGTCCACGAGCTGCCCCCGCCCACCCAGGGCCTGGCGGCCCTCATCGCCTTGGGGCTGCTGGGGGGCTTCGAGCTGGGCCGCCACCCCCGCGACAGCGCCGAGGGGCTGCACCTGCAGATCGAGGCCATGAAGCTGGCCTTCGCCGAGGTGCAGGCCCAGGTGGCCGACCCCCGCTTCATGCGGCTGGCCCCCTCGGCGCTGCTGGACCCAGCCCGCCTGGCCCAGCGCCGGGGGGCCATAGGGGAGCGGGCCCTTTTCCCCTCCCTGGCCGCCCCCCAGGGCGGCACGGTCTACCTGGCCGCGGCCGACGGGGAGCTTTGGGTCTCCTTCATCCAGTCCAACTACATGGGCTTCGGCTCGGGCATCGTGGTGGAGGGCACCGGGATTGCGCTGCAAAACCGGGGGGCGGGCTTTGTGCTGGAGGAAGGCCACCCCAACCGCTACGCCCCCTCCAAGCGCCCCTTCCACACCATCATCCCGGGCTTCCTTACCCGCGAGGGGAAGCCCCTGGGGCCCTTTGGGGTGATGGGGGGCCACATGCAGCCCCAGGGGCACCTGCAGGTGGTGGTGGCCCTGGCCGACTACGGCCTCAACCCCCAGGCCGCGCTGGACGCCCCGCGCTGGCAGTGGGTGAGGGGGCGGGTGGTGGAGCTCGAGCCCACCTTTCCCCTTCACGCGGTCCAGGGCCTGCGCGAACGGGGGCACGAGGTGGTGTTGCAGCCGGAGTGGGCCCAGTTTGGCCGGGGCCAGATTGTTTTGCGCCATGGCGGGGCCCTGCTGGCCGCCACCGAGCCGCGGGCCGACGGCATGGCCCTGGCCTGGTAG
- a CDS encoding MBL fold metallo-hydrolase translates to MHQARLSHPVAPGIFAIPIPIPYPFRYVNVYLLLPPPLSTGGPVLVDCALDTPEARAALEGALREHGLGYGDLEALLLTHHHPDHYGLAGLIEQAGVSVYMLDIEEERGHIFWTQAEAMNQAGMAFFRRHGVTDEYLAGLEKELALTRSRVHPVRNPRTFPDGVVLEWAGTRLRVVWVPGHADGQAMFLREEDGVLLAGDQILEKISPNIGRWAYAYPNPLAHYLASLEKTRGLGARLALPGHYRPIADIPGRVAELRAHHQERLAFLEGLLSPEPQTAWQLSLALFPGELSLAQRRFAWAETLAHLEYLVEAGRAVPVELEGILHYRR, encoded by the coding sequence ATGCACCAAGCCCGCCTCTCCCACCCGGTCGCGCCCGGCATCTTCGCCATTCCCATCCCCATCCCCTACCCCTTCCGCTACGTGAACGTCTACCTCCTCCTGCCCCCTCCCCTGAGCACGGGCGGGCCGGTGCTGGTGGACTGCGCCCTGGACACCCCGGAGGCCCGGGCGGCGCTGGAGGGCGCCTTGCGGGAGCACGGCCTGGGGTACGGCGACCTCGAGGCCCTCCTCCTCACCCACCACCACCCCGACCACTACGGTCTCGCCGGGCTCATCGAGCAGGCCGGGGTAAGCGTCTACATGCTGGACATCGAGGAGGAGCGGGGCCACATCTTCTGGACCCAGGCCGAGGCCATGAACCAGGCCGGGATGGCCTTCTTCCGCCGGCACGGGGTCACCGACGAATACCTCGCTGGCCTGGAGAAGGAGCTGGCCCTCACCCGAAGCCGGGTCCACCCGGTGCGCAACCCCAGGACATTCCCCGACGGGGTGGTGCTGGAGTGGGCCGGGACGCGCCTGCGGGTGGTCTGGGTGCCGGGGCACGCCGACGGGCAGGCCATGTTTTTGCGCGAGGAGGACGGGGTGCTGCTGGCCGGCGACCAGATCCTGGAGAAAATCTCCCCCAACATCGGCCGCTGGGCCTACGCCTACCCCAACCCGCTGGCCCACTACCTGGCCTCGCTGGAAAAAACCCGGGGGCTCGGCGCCCGGTTGGCCCTGCCCGGCCACTACCGGCCCATCGCGGACATTCCGGGGCGGGTGGCCGAGCTCAGGGCCCACCACCAGGAGCGGCTGGCCTTCTTGGAGGGGCTGCTCAGCCCCGAGCCCCAGACCGCTTGGCAGCTCTCCTTGGCCCTGTTCCCGGGTGAGCTCAGCCTGGCCCAGCGGCGCTTCGCCTGGGCCGAGACCCTGGCCCACCTGGAGTACCTGGTGGAGGCGGGGCGGGCTGTACCGGTGGAGCTGGAGGGGATCCTCCACTACCGGCGATAG
- the mnmA gene encoding tRNA 2-thiouridine(34) synthase MnmA, whose translation MGKRVLAAMSGGVDSSVSAALLKAQGYEVIGAMMRFWPDQKKDDCFETCCSPDAAYEARRVADVLGIPFYLLDYREEFEAKIVQPFLAGYQAGETPNPCVNCNTRVKFDSLLKKARMLGCDYVATGHYVVSRDGGLYRGDPRKDQTYFLWGTPKEAIPHLLFPVGHLEKPQVRALAERFGLPTARKPESQNICFVQGDLKDFLAQQLKTRPGPLIDLETGQQVGEHGGAQLYTVGQRKGLGLWKSHLERYVVRVDVARNEVVVGPKEACMWGGLEARGVNLLVPPGELGEEVEVQVRYRTRPVPARLEEVGPERLVLRFSEPQFAVAPGQSAVLYWGDRLLGGGVIARPLYNLWTG comes from the coding sequence ATGGGGAAGCGCGTGCTGGCGGCCATGAGCGGGGGGGTGGACTCCTCGGTGAGCGCGGCTTTGCTCAAGGCCCAGGGCTACGAGGTGATCGGGGCCATGATGCGCTTCTGGCCCGACCAGAAGAAAGACGACTGCTTCGAGACCTGCTGCTCGCCCGACGCGGCCTACGAGGCCCGGCGGGTGGCGGATGTTTTGGGAATTCCCTTCTATCTGCTCGACTATCGCGAGGAGTTCGAGGCAAAAATCGTCCAGCCCTTCCTGGCCGGCTACCAGGCGGGGGAGACCCCCAACCCCTGCGTGAACTGCAACACCCGGGTTAAGTTCGACTCCCTGCTCAAAAAGGCCCGCATGCTGGGCTGTGACTACGTGGCCACCGGGCACTATGTGGTGAGCCGCGACGGCGGGCTGTACCGGGGCGACCCGCGCAAGGACCAGACCTACTTCCTCTGGGGCACCCCTAAAGAGGCCATTCCCCACCTGCTTTTCCCGGTAGGGCACCTGGAAAAGCCCCAGGTGCGGGCCCTGGCCGAGCGCTTTGGCCTGCCCACGGCCAGAAAGCCCGAAAGCCAGAACATCTGCTTCGTCCAGGGCGACCTGAAGGACTTCCTGGCCCAGCAGCTAAAGACCCGCCCCGGCCCCCTCATCGACCTCGAGACCGGCCAGCAGGTGGGCGAGCACGGCGGGGCGCAGCTTTACACGGTGGGGCAGCGTAAGGGGCTGGGTTTGTGGAAGAGCCACCTCGAGCGCTACGTGGTCCGGGTGGACGTGGCCCGCAACGAGGTGGTGGTGGGCCCCAAGGAGGCCTGCATGTGGGGCGGCCTCGAGGCCCGCGGGGTGAACCTGCTGGTGCCCCCTGGGGAGCTGGGCGAGGAGGTGGAGGTGCAGGTGCGCTACCGCACCCGGCCGGTGCCGGCCCGCCTCGAGGAGGTGGGGCCGGAGCGGCTGGTCCTCCGCTTCTCAGAACCCCAGTTCGCCGTGGCGCCGGGGCAGTCGGCGGTGCTCTACTGGGGCGACCGCCTTCTGGGCGGAGGGGTCATCGCCCGGCCGCTTTACAACCTCTGGACCGGCTAG
- a CDS encoding O-antigen ligase, translated as MQLLGGSLILGSLLWLWPQVLTHYEAPPLWLALLAVALARVPPSLWAWWALGLLGVFWSLTPGNTLVLGLWELAYLAAFAAGRWLWGLVGLNLLLLGHGLLTTLTLAWAGLAMYFSGSSHYVAGAQALALVPLAAVWMFRSRWPLLGGLLLTAALYLALLSGARAVYLPLLLGALLLVWRLWREGVGLGRIGLGLGAVLAAVAAIDLALPFSPVQNALGLKATLSKQVSDISELGSIGSRLLMWKQTLNMALEAPLGTGNGSFREVLAAYQQYPGILFNSAHNYYLETAATGGWLRFGLLLYLLGVVLWRGWRTAAWPWALGAGGVWATLAFDVTGMYPAVMMLAFALLGAVHAQVAPPGRARWNLLGLGLGLGLIVWWYAPCAGNCAIERYLGYRPAVLRALEGLPPPERQHLLEQATLRNPKSLWVYRLRLDEAREASERRALLEKIVRTFPLASPLYYLELAQLLAGSGLKEEARRVLEVGLQHFPLDFRGYEPANFFGLLSPAYQRWREEAPRLRARLEGP; from the coding sequence ATGCAACTGCTAGGCGGATCTCTCATCCTAGGAAGCCTCCTCTGGCTCTGGCCGCAGGTCCTCACCCACTACGAGGCCCCGCCCCTCTGGCTGGCCCTGCTGGCGGTGGCGCTGGCGCGGGTGCCCCCTTCCCTCTGGGCCTGGTGGGCCCTGGGCCTTCTGGGGGTGTTCTGGAGCCTTACCCCGGGCAACACCCTGGTGCTGGGCCTTTGGGAGCTGGCCTACCTGGCCGCTTTTGCCGCAGGCAGGTGGCTTTGGGGCCTGGTGGGGCTCAACCTCCTCCTGCTGGGCCACGGGCTCCTCACCACCCTCACCCTGGCCTGGGCGGGGCTGGCCATGTACTTCTCCGGCTCGAGCCACTACGTGGCCGGGGCCCAAGCCCTGGCTCTGGTGCCCCTGGCCGCGGTGTGGATGTTCCGCAGCCGCTGGCCCCTGCTGGGTGGCCTCCTGCTCACCGCAGCCCTGTACCTGGCCCTTTTGTCGGGGGCTCGGGCCGTCTACCTGCCCCTGCTGCTGGGGGCTTTGCTCCTGGTGTGGCGGCTTTGGCGCGAGGGGGTGGGGCTGGGGCGGATTGGCCTGGGGCTTGGCGCGGTGCTGGCCGCGGTGGCGGCCATCGACCTGGCCCTGCCCTTCTCCCCAGTGCAGAACGCCCTGGGGCTGAAGGCCACCCTGAGCAAGCAGGTGAGCGACATAAGCGAGCTGGGCAGCATCGGCAGCCGCCTTTTGATGTGGAAGCAGACCCTGAACATGGCGCTGGAAGCCCCCCTGGGCACCGGCAACGGCAGCTTCCGCGAGGTGCTGGCCGCCTACCAGCAGTACCCCGGCATCCTCTTCAACAGCGCGCACAACTACTACCTCGAGACCGCCGCCACGGGGGGCTGGCTGCGGTTCGGGCTCCTGCTCTACCTGCTGGGGGTGGTGCTCTGGCGCGGCTGGCGCACGGCGGCCTGGCCCTGGGCGCTGGGGGCGGGGGGGGTCTGGGCCACGCTGGCCTTCGACGTCACCGGGATGTACCCCGCGGTGATGATGCTGGCCTTTGCCCTGCTGGGGGCGGTGCACGCCCAGGTCGCGCCCCCAGGGAGGGCTCGCTGGAACCTCCTGGGGCTCGGGCTGGGGCTGGGGCTTATCGTGTGGTGGTACGCGCCGTGTGCGGGCAACTGCGCCATAGAGCGCTACCTGGGCTACCGGCCCGCGGTGCTGCGCGCGCTGGAGGGACTGCCCCCCCCTGAACGGCAGCACCTGCTGGAACAGGCCACCTTGCGCAACCCCAAGAGCCTCTGGGTTTACCGGCTGCGGCTGGATGAGGCCCGGGAAGCCAGCGAGCGCCGGGCGCTGTTGGAAAAAATCGTGCGCACCTTCCCCCTGGCCAGCCCGCTTTACTACCTGGAGCTGGCCCAGCTCCTGGCCGGGAGCGGGCTGAAGGAGGAGGCCAGAAGGGTGCTGGAGGTGGGCCTGCAGCACTTTCCCCTGGATTTTCGCGGCTACGAGCCGGCCAATTTCTTTGGTCTCCTGAGCCCGGCCTACCAGCGCTGGAGGGAGGAAGCCCCCCGGCTGCGGGCCCGGCTGGAAGGCCCCTAG
- a CDS encoding O-antigen ligase, whose product MKRILFALYGWWWSIYVILYPLVFVPSERGFWGSNYAYHIGLTVLFVVGAALFEWFSYPKLRLSDIRYLPRLVLKHTPVLVALLFGVWGVLAAFFTPSPITALMGSLARNGDGALAAFLFVLVFVFVYLQVKTRPVVLERILLGIVLSGLILSFGAVAEVALGRGLIYRPNPADLPIVSFPQRGHLAGYLAATLGVSIAVSFWKRAWFYPVASFFIACALGLTFNRAAFLAVLVLVALGFRLYPKRAVLMALSVGLGILGGMGFTELRGVGGDKDLASRTSLQSRFLFWKAAIGGILERPMFGWGGGNFDYYWPFFLTPEEQALFFKYEVGELKVIEILSQPGTIPVWLVETPSGERRPHSIPLWKSHNQLMEVALQRGLVGLLLYLALMAFSLRAFINLLPGAAGVWGYHVFLMLWFIPFFSEGVLWVLFALSCVEGERAWGFIPQAGLVPRSRDLAAAGNPYV is encoded by the coding sequence GTGAAGAGAATTTTGTTCGCCCTTTACGGCTGGTGGTGGTCTATATACGTCATCCTGTACCCACTGGTGTTTGTGCCTTCTGAAAGGGGCTTTTGGGGCTCTAACTACGCTTACCATATTGGACTTACCGTGCTTTTTGTAGTAGGCGCAGCTCTTTTTGAATGGTTCTCCTATCCTAAGCTGCGGCTTTCTGATATTCGGTATCTACCTAGGCTGGTCCTCAAACACACTCCCGTGCTCGTGGCGCTTTTGTTCGGTGTTTGGGGGGTTCTGGCTGCTTTTTTCACCCCCTCTCCGATAACAGCTTTGATGGGCAGTTTGGCCAGGAATGGGGACGGAGCCTTGGCCGCTTTTTTGTTTGTGCTGGTTTTTGTTTTTGTGTACCTTCAGGTGAAGACCCGGCCGGTTGTTCTGGAACGAATACTGTTGGGAATAGTCCTTTCCGGTCTTATTTTGAGTTTTGGGGCTGTGGCCGAGGTTGCCCTGGGTCGGGGGCTTATCTACAGGCCCAATCCCGCTGACCTTCCCATAGTCTCCTTTCCTCAAAGGGGCCACCTCGCCGGATATCTGGCGGCAACCCTGGGGGTGTCTATAGCCGTGTCCTTTTGGAAGAGGGCCTGGTTTTATCCTGTGGCCTCCTTTTTCATCGCCTGCGCTCTGGGTCTCACCTTCAACCGCGCCGCTTTCCTTGCGGTTTTGGTGTTGGTTGCCCTGGGCTTCAGGCTTTACCCAAAACGGGCTGTGCTGATGGCGTTGTCGGTGGGTCTGGGCATTCTAGGGGGCATGGGGTTCACGGAGCTGCGGGGTGTGGGGGGGGACAAGGACCTTGCTAGCCGGACCTCTTTGCAATCGCGCTTTTTGTTCTGGAAAGCGGCCATAGGTGGCATCCTGGAAAGGCCGATGTTTGGATGGGGAGGCGGCAACTTCGACTATTACTGGCCTTTTTTCCTGACCCCGGAGGAGCAGGCGCTCTTTTTCAAGTATGAGGTAGGCGAGCTAAAGGTGATCGAAATCCTTAGCCAACCAGGGACGATACCCGTCTGGCTGGTGGAAACACCTTCAGGAGAGAGGCGCCCTCACAGCATTCCTCTTTGGAAGTCTCACAACCAGCTCATGGAGGTGGCCCTGCAAAGGGGTCTGGTGGGTTTGCTGCTTTACCTCGCCCTGATGGCTTTTTCTCTCAGGGCCTTTATCAACCTTTTGCCAGGGGCAGCAGGGGTTTGGGGGTACCACGTGTTCTTGATGTTGTGGTTCATCCCTTTTTTCTCCGAGGGGGTTCTCTGGGTCTTGTTTGCTCTGTCCTGTGTAGAAGGCGAAAGGGCCTGGGGGTTCATCCCCCAGGCCGGGCTTGTTCCTAGGTCAAGGGATCTGGCCGCTGCCGGAAATCCCTACGTATGA
- a CDS encoding type II secretion system protein, which produces MIRRGFTLVELLIVIAIIGILGVVLLPNLLSARNAAAVRSEQLYLRNVFFAANAYLSENTGASALPNPDCTRGFSAGSYSVPPTATPTLAHCTVTASGGTALVSYVGISGSGQIP; this is translated from the coding sequence ATGATACGTAGGGGGTTCACCTTGGTTGAGCTCCTCATCGTGATCGCCATCATTGGCATCCTAGGGGTGGTGCTGCTGCCAAATCTGCTCAGCGCACGAAACGCTGCCGCTGTTCGCTCCGAACAGCTTTACCTGCGCAACGTGTTCTTCGCCGCCAACGCCTACCTGTCGGAAAACACTGGGGCCTCTGCCCTCCCCAACCCCGACTGTACCCGCGGCTTCAGCGCAGGCAGCTACAGCGTGCCGCCAACCGCCACACCCACCCTGGCCCACTGCACGGTGACTGCGAGTGGAGGTACGGCCTTGGTCTCATACGTAGGGATTTCCGGCAGCGGCCAGATCCCTTGA
- a CDS encoding type II secretion system protein — protein MKKSGFTLIELLIVIAIIGILAAVLVPNLLNARRTAQIRAVQAYAQNVYKAANAYLAENITATTVPTNCLASYAAGSYGAGTAPLGLSTCSVSVTADGRASVTYGSSTLGIPDTTIQ, from the coding sequence ATGAAGAAGTCCGGTTTCACCCTGATCGAGCTCCTCATCGTGATCGCCATCATCGGCATCCTGGCGGCAGTCCTCGTCCCCAACCTGCTCAACGCCCGCCGCACTGCCCAGATCCGGGCGGTCCAGGCCTACGCCCAGAACGTCTACAAGGCCGCCAACGCCTACCTTGCCGAGAACATCACCGCCACTACCGTTCCTACGAACTGCTTAGCTTCATATGCTGCAGGCAGCTACGGAGCAGGCACCGCCCCCCTGGGCTTATCCACCTGCTCCGTGTCGGTGACAGCTGACGGCCGCGCCTCGGTGACCTACGGGAGCAGCACTCTGGGCATTCCCGACACAACCATCCAGTAA